The Bacillus thermozeamaize DNA window GACACAAAGATCCGCCGAGGTGACGCTTGAATGGACTGGACCCTGATCGCCTTTTTCGTCCTGGCCATGGTCGCCATCGGCGGGGCGCTCTACATGCTCAACCTGTACAAAGTGGTACACATGGTGGTGGCGCTGGCTTTTACCTTTTTCGGACTGGCCGGCATCTATGTGTTGCTGGAGGCGGAGTTTATCGCCTTTGCCCAGATCATGGTGTATTCCGGGGCGATTACCATCCTGATGATCTACGGAATTATGATGACGCGCCATGATGCGGAAGACATCCCCATCCGCC harbors:
- a CDS encoding NADH:ubiquinone oxidoreductase subunit J, which codes for MDWTLIAFFVLAMVAIGGALYMLNLYKVVHMVVALAFTFFGLAGIYVLLEAEFIAFAQIMVYSGAITILMIYGIMMTRHDAEDIPIRRPVHTLFAVAGVGGLFVFLLYGIMTTPWQAPADKPLAENNVKELGLALFNKYVIPFELAAMMLLAALVGAVVLARREVED